In a single window of the Nocardiopsis composta genome:
- a CDS encoding putative quinol monooxygenase, which yields MIFIAVKFPVRPERSAEWMDLVAEFTSATRAEPGNVFFEWSKSVEEPDTFVLLEAFADAEAGKAHVESEHFAAAMAWMPSVISATPRIINVDAPVDGWGPMGELSPAE from the coding sequence ATGATCTTCATCGCCGTCAAGTTCCCGGTCCGCCCCGAGCGCAGCGCGGAGTGGATGGACCTGGTCGCGGAGTTCACCTCGGCCACCCGCGCCGAGCCGGGCAACGTCTTCTTCGAGTGGTCGAAGAGCGTGGAGGAGCCGGACACCTTCGTGCTGCTGGAGGCGTTCGCCGACGCCGAGGCCGGCAAGGCGCACGTGGAGTCGGAGCACTTCGCCGCGGCGATGGCCTGGATGCCGTCGGTCATCTCCGCCACCCCGCGGATCATCAACGTCGACGCACCGGTCGACGGCTGGGGCCCGATGGGCGAGCTCTCCCCGGCCGAGTGA
- a CDS encoding DUF2254 domain-containing protein encodes MPNLAGWAWSDRVRESFVLAPLAGMVGFTLLAVATAAFDAVLSAALLAELGAQGLHGALVPVVESANAVLATAGPATLTVLGVVFSITLVALQMATGQLSPRVMYLFTRSWTTKLTLTVFLGTFIYTLGVRYLGGLLEEGEGPFLPLLSTAVAMVLVVASLAAFVFFVDGAVNMMRATSVLDRVGRRTLAQIRAVARAAGEGVEPGPAPAGEPVTVRSGAEAGVLTGVDTWRLVRWAERNDAFVRVLPAVGDYIPAEAPVLRVWAAERPDRPERAAAALRTGSERSAHHDPVFGLRQVVDIGVRALSAAVNDPTTAVQCIDRVQPLVEEFAELPGDACVLCGRGGAPRVRLPLPGWENVVEVAFTELVLESGGQPQVSRRLMAALRDIEAAVPERRRPAVRARIEELRRVCARSLPREVLAFALAPDRQGLGGGR; translated from the coding sequence GTGCCCAACCTGGCCGGCTGGGCCTGGAGCGACCGGGTGCGGGAGTCGTTCGTCCTGGCGCCGCTGGCGGGCATGGTCGGGTTCACGCTGCTCGCCGTGGCGACCGCGGCCTTCGACGCGGTGCTCTCCGCGGCGCTGCTCGCCGAGTTGGGCGCACAGGGGCTGCACGGTGCGCTCGTCCCGGTGGTGGAGAGTGCGAACGCGGTCCTGGCGACGGCGGGACCCGCGACGCTCACCGTGCTCGGCGTGGTCTTCAGCATCACCCTGGTCGCCCTGCAGATGGCCACCGGGCAGCTCTCGCCCCGGGTGATGTACCTGTTCACCCGGAGCTGGACGACCAAGCTGACGCTCACCGTCTTCCTCGGTACGTTCATCTACACCCTCGGCGTCCGCTACCTCGGCGGCCTGCTCGAGGAGGGGGAGGGGCCGTTCCTTCCGCTGCTCTCCACCGCGGTGGCGATGGTGCTGGTCGTCGCCAGCCTGGCGGCGTTCGTGTTCTTCGTCGACGGCGCGGTGAACATGATGCGCGCCACCTCCGTGCTGGATCGCGTCGGCCGGCGGACGCTGGCCCAGATCCGGGCCGTGGCGAGGGCGGCCGGCGAGGGCGTCGAGCCGGGGCCCGCCCCGGCGGGGGAGCCGGTGACCGTGCGCTCCGGGGCGGAGGCGGGCGTGCTCACCGGGGTCGACACCTGGCGGCTGGTGCGCTGGGCCGAACGGAACGACGCCTTCGTCCGGGTGCTCCCCGCGGTCGGGGACTACATCCCGGCGGAGGCCCCGGTGCTGCGGGTGTGGGCCGCGGAGCGGCCGGACCGCCCCGAGCGGGCCGCGGCCGCGCTGCGCACCGGCAGCGAGCGCTCCGCCCACCACGACCCGGTGTTCGGGCTGCGCCAGGTGGTCGACATCGGGGTGCGGGCGCTGTCGGCGGCGGTCAACGACCCGACGACGGCGGTGCAGTGCATCGACCGGGTGCAGCCGCTGGTCGAGGAGTTCGCCGAGCTGCCCGGGGACGCCTGCGTGCTGTGCGGCCGGGGCGGCGCGCCGCGGGTCCGGCTCCCGCTTCCCGGTTGGGAGAACGTGGTCGAGGTGGCCTTCACCGAACTGGTGTTGGAGAGCGGCGGCCAGCCGCAGGTCAGCCGGCGGCTGATGGCCGCCCTGCGGGACATCGAGGCGGCGGTCCCGGAGCGCCGGCGCCCCGCGGTGCGCGCCCGCATCGAGGAGCTGCGCCGGGTGTGCGCCCGGAGCCTCCCCCGGGAGGTCCTGGCCTTCGCCCTGGCTCCGGACCGGCAAGGGCTCGGCGGCGGCCGCTAG
- a CDS encoding DUF998 domain-containing protein — translation MRRRTVFAAAAVLSGVLYSSFWLEGLLPTGTDPVAGYASELFARDRPLRPLFASTEVLAGAFALVAGAAGALALRHRPRSALAVLCWGGLLLFGAMTVVDALVFPMDCAPSTDAACARAEAAGRLSASHGMHEVASSTAVLGGLAAMAGSAGAARLGLRPVLLLLAAVQAAATALLLWLIASGGDVGIVQRIQISLFSVWLIVLGAAHDPDE, via the coding sequence ATGCGGCGCAGGACGGTGTTCGCCGCGGCGGCGGTGCTGTCCGGGGTGCTCTACTCCTCGTTCTGGCTGGAGGGCCTGCTGCCCACCGGGACCGATCCGGTCGCCGGGTACGCCAGCGAGCTGTTCGCCCGGGACCGGCCGCTCCGGCCGCTGTTCGCCTCGACCGAGGTGCTCGCCGGAGCGTTCGCCCTGGTCGCCGGGGCGGCGGGGGCGCTCGCACTGCGGCACCGCCCGCGGTCCGCGCTCGCCGTGCTGTGCTGGGGCGGCCTGCTGCTGTTCGGCGCGATGACCGTGGTCGACGCGCTGGTGTTCCCGATGGACTGCGCGCCGAGCACCGACGCCGCGTGCGCCCGCGCCGAAGCCGCGGGGCGGCTCTCCGCATCGCACGGCATGCACGAGGTGGCCAGCTCGACCGCGGTCCTCGGCGGGCTGGCCGCGATGGCCGGATCCGCCGGCGCGGCCCGCCTCGGGCTGCGCCCGGTGCTCCTGCTCCTGGCCGCCGTGCAGGCGGCGGCGACCGCGCTGCTGCTCTGGCTGATCGCCTCGGGCGGCGACGTGGGGATCGTGCAGCGGATACAGATCTCGCTATTCAGCGTCTGGCTGATCGTGCTGGGGGCGGCTCATGACCCTGACGAGTGA
- a CDS encoding alpha/beta fold hydrolase has translation MTLTSDTVVCASGLGGAAFDWEGVRRLLQDRYRVVRFDRRNLRPTLRSEAMRLAGLAEAAGGPVVVVAHSVAALHAEAFARLRPELVCGLVLVDPSCEVRTPSPSALRSLAWRVGGGLVSPFARAAGPALRRAVVRRQTVARRDPAPREAVRRHYGDGQILRAAAAELACYDAMVADLHALRRRAPFPPVGLVVLTAPDGPAWRGCHEGLAALSPCGRRIDVPRAAHLLHLEFPEVVAEAADDLAQGGRRTLLGGR, from the coding sequence ATGACCCTGACGAGTGACACCGTGGTCTGCGCCTCCGGGCTGGGCGGCGCCGCGTTCGACTGGGAGGGGGTGCGGCGCCTGCTGCAGGACCGGTACCGGGTGGTCCGGTTCGACCGCCGGAACCTCCGCCCCACCCTGCGTTCGGAGGCGATGCGGCTGGCCGGGCTCGCCGAGGCGGCGGGCGGGCCGGTGGTGGTGGTCGCTCATTCGGTGGCCGCGCTGCACGCCGAAGCGTTCGCCCGGCTCCGCCCGGAGCTGGTCTGCGGCCTGGTGCTGGTCGATCCGAGCTGCGAGGTGCGGACCCCGTCCCCCTCCGCGCTGCGCTCGCTGGCCTGGCGGGTCGGCGGCGGGCTGGTCTCGCCGTTCGCCCGCGCCGCCGGACCGGCGCTGCGCCGCGCCGTGGTGCGCCGCCAGACCGTCGCCCGCCGCGACCCGGCGCCTCGGGAAGCGGTCCGCCGGCACTACGGCGACGGGCAGATCCTCCGCGCCGCGGCGGCCGAGCTGGCCTGCTACGACGCCATGGTCGCCGACCTGCACGCGCTGCGCCGGCGGGCACCCTTCCCACCGGTCGGCCTGGTGGTGCTGACCGCCCCGGACGGCCCGGCCTGGCGCGGCTGCCACGAAGGGCTGGCCGCGCTGAGCCCGTGCGGCCGCCGTATCGACGTGCCGCGCGCCGCCCACCTGCTCCACCTGGAGTTCCCCGAGGTCGTCGCGGAGGCCGCGGACGACCTCGCCCAGGGCGGCCGCCGCACCCTCCTCGGCGGCCGCTGA
- a CDS encoding SDR family oxidoreductase: MADVELTRDPTPLRGRVALVTGVSRRAGIGYATARRLAALGADIFLHHFAPHDAEQEWGADDLDLVRGGVREALVGRARLADAHADLALPEAPGQVFDAAAAEFGHVDLLVCNHALTGKDGALGELDAAKLDAHWAVDARSCILLAQEFAAQHDASRPGAAITFMTSGQGQGPLPGEVAYAAAKAALAGITVTLADQLADSGIRVNTVNPGPVDTGYLTGEMWEAVEPAFPFGRYGEPDDPARLISWLCTDEARWITGQVLHTEGGFARWRPRGG; encoded by the coding sequence ATGGCCGACGTTGAACTCACCCGCGATCCGACCCCGCTGCGCGGACGGGTGGCCCTGGTCACCGGGGTCAGCCGGCGGGCCGGTATCGGTTACGCCACGGCCCGCCGGCTGGCCGCCCTGGGCGCCGACATCTTCCTGCACCACTTCGCGCCGCACGACGCAGAGCAGGAGTGGGGCGCCGACGACCTGGACCTGGTGCGCGGCGGCGTGCGCGAGGCGCTCGTCGGGCGGGCCCGGCTGGCCGACGCCCACGCCGACCTGGCGCTGCCCGAGGCGCCTGGGCAGGTCTTCGACGCGGCGGCCGCCGAATTCGGCCATGTGGACCTGCTGGTGTGCAACCACGCTCTGACCGGCAAGGACGGCGCCCTGGGGGAGCTGGACGCCGCCAAGCTCGACGCGCACTGGGCCGTGGACGCCCGGTCCTGCATCCTGCTGGCGCAGGAGTTCGCCGCGCAGCACGATGCCTCCAGGCCCGGCGCGGCGATCACCTTCATGACCTCCGGGCAGGGGCAGGGCCCGCTGCCGGGGGAGGTGGCCTATGCGGCGGCCAAGGCGGCCCTGGCCGGCATCACCGTCACCCTGGCCGACCAGCTGGCGGACAGCGGAATCCGGGTCAACACCGTCAACCCGGGGCCGGTGGACACCGGCTACCTGACCGGGGAGATGTGGGAGGCGGTCGAACCGGCCTTCCCCTTCGGGCGCTACGGCGAGCCCGACGACCCGGCGCGGCTGATCTCCTGGCTCTGCACGGACGAGGCGCGCTGGATCACCGGCCAGGTCCTGCACACCGAAGGGGGCTTCGCGCGCTGGCGTCCGAGGGGCGGCTGA
- the lysX gene encoding bifunctional lysylphosphatidylglycerol synthetase/lysine--tRNA ligase LysX: MVKAAPAFFCWYARVVAVLSLLTWLSVAADDWILRVDRLGVVYALGWWPSLPFAALMLLLSVGLRRGKRSAWRIQLAVLGVVLARTGLFLAGYLALAPDERRQIPALDAAALLAVPSILVFAQVVWLIAARREFSARPDPARRKVAAAVFAVLLVVVVVLGSTVVAQNDGNPDGPVIADVAYAVLQTVFGPRVTGEFLGILVPGWVDLLLGVLGSGLLLVTVWVMFRPSRARAVLSPEEELGARRLLAEYGDQDSLGYFALRDDKDVVFAPSGRAAVAYRAVGPVCLASGDPLGAPEAWPEAIRRWLEECRAHAWTPGVLGAGERAAAAYAREGLDALELGDEAILDLAEFTLDGRAMRPVRQAVRRVERAGYTARVRRARRIPADEFADLIVAADRWRDGETERGFSMALGRLGDPRDGDYTVVEAFDGEDRLRGMLGFAPWGRTGLSLDLMRRDPEAENGVNEFMVAALAEEGGGLGVRRVSLNFAMLRGVFERGARIGAGPVLRAVYRVLMLASRFWQLETLYQANAKYHPEWVPRYVCFRRSGDIGSVAIAAGRAEGFLPEPRRHGPGSPAVSQDLLERIRAIEEESEAARYPQRRLTEQERVRHDKLDRLKEEGVDPYPVGFEPTDTAAALAEEFAGLEADERTGRRVTVAGRVVRERDHGRIGFAVLRDETGDVQVMLSADATADFDRWGGLVDLGDQVGVTGEVVTTRTGELTVHAERWAMTAKCLRPLPRRLDAEARARRRHVDLIVNDDARRMLRVRGDAVAAVRDELRSRGFLEVETPMLQPVHGGAAARPFVTRMNALNTSMYLRIAPELYLKRLLVGGAGRIFELNRNFRNEGLSPRHNPEFTMLEAYQPYGDYDTVARLIRDLVVAAARAALGTTVVHRGGAEFDLAEPWRETTVYGSVSEALGEEVTTGTPLRTVRRLAEAAGVPADPEWGQGRLVQEVFEALVEEHLAAPTFVRDYPAETSPLARGHREDPLLAEKWDLIAMGLELGTGYSELNDPVEQRARLTAQSLLAAGGDPEAMHLDEDFLAAMEYGMPPAGGLGMGIDRLLITLTGRPIRDTIAFPPVRPGR, encoded by the coding sequence ATGGTCAAGGCCGCGCCGGCCTTCTTCTGCTGGTACGCGCGGGTGGTGGCGGTGCTGTCGCTGCTCACCTGGCTGTCGGTGGCGGCGGACGACTGGATCCTGCGGGTGGACCGGCTCGGCGTGGTCTACGCGCTCGGCTGGTGGCCGAGCCTGCCGTTCGCCGCGCTGATGCTGCTGCTCTCCGTCGGGCTGCGCCGCGGCAAGCGGTCGGCCTGGCGGATCCAGCTTGCGGTGCTGGGGGTGGTGCTGGCCCGCACCGGGCTGTTCCTCGCCGGGTACCTGGCACTGGCGCCCGACGAGCGGCGGCAGATCCCGGCGCTGGACGCGGCGGCGCTGCTCGCCGTCCCCTCCATCCTGGTGTTCGCGCAGGTCGTCTGGTTGATCGCGGCCCGGCGCGAGTTCTCCGCCCGGCCCGACCCGGCCCGGCGCAAGGTCGCCGCGGCCGTGTTCGCCGTACTGCTCGTGGTCGTGGTGGTGCTCGGCAGCACCGTCGTCGCGCAGAACGACGGCAACCCCGACGGCCCGGTGATCGCCGACGTCGCCTACGCGGTGCTGCAGACGGTGTTCGGCCCCCGGGTCACCGGCGAGTTCCTCGGCATCCTGGTGCCCGGCTGGGTGGACCTGCTGCTCGGCGTCCTCGGCAGCGGCCTGCTGCTGGTCACCGTCTGGGTGATGTTCCGCCCCTCCCGCGCCCGCGCGGTGCTCAGCCCCGAAGAGGAGCTGGGCGCCCGCCGGCTGCTCGCCGAGTACGGCGACCAGGACTCGCTCGGATACTTCGCGCTCCGCGACGACAAGGACGTGGTGTTCGCGCCGAGCGGCCGCGCCGCAGTCGCCTACCGCGCGGTCGGCCCGGTCTGCCTGGCCTCCGGCGACCCGCTGGGCGCCCCGGAGGCCTGGCCGGAGGCGATCCGCCGCTGGCTGGAGGAGTGCCGGGCGCACGCCTGGACCCCCGGAGTGCTCGGCGCCGGCGAGCGGGCCGCCGCGGCCTACGCCCGGGAGGGCCTGGACGCGCTGGAACTCGGCGACGAGGCCATTCTGGACCTGGCCGAGTTCACCCTGGACGGGAGGGCGATGCGCCCGGTCCGCCAGGCGGTGCGCCGGGTGGAGCGGGCCGGCTACACCGCGCGGGTGCGCCGCGCCCGGAGGATCCCCGCCGACGAGTTCGCCGACCTCATCGTCGCCGCCGACCGGTGGCGGGACGGGGAGACCGAGCGCGGCTTCTCCATGGCCCTGGGCCGGCTCGGCGACCCCCGGGACGGCGACTACACCGTGGTGGAGGCGTTCGACGGCGAGGACCGGCTGCGCGGGATGCTCGGCTTCGCCCCGTGGGGGCGGACCGGCCTCTCCCTGGACCTGATGCGCCGCGACCCCGAAGCGGAGAACGGCGTCAACGAGTTCATGGTCGCCGCACTGGCCGAGGAGGGCGGGGGCCTCGGCGTGCGCCGGGTCTCGCTCAACTTCGCGATGCTGCGCGGGGTGTTCGAGCGCGGCGCCCGGATCGGCGCCGGACCGGTGCTCCGCGCCGTCTACCGGGTGCTCATGCTGGCCTCCAGGTTCTGGCAGCTGGAGACGCTCTACCAGGCCAACGCCAAGTACCACCCGGAGTGGGTGCCGCGCTACGTCTGCTTCCGGCGCAGCGGCGACATCGGCTCGGTGGCCATCGCCGCCGGCCGCGCCGAGGGGTTCCTGCCCGAGCCGCGCCGGCACGGGCCCGGCTCCCCGGCGGTCTCCCAGGACCTGCTGGAGCGGATCCGCGCCATCGAGGAGGAGTCCGAGGCGGCGCGCTACCCGCAGCGCAGGCTCACCGAGCAGGAGCGGGTCCGCCACGACAAGCTGGACCGGCTCAAGGAGGAGGGCGTCGACCCCTACCCGGTGGGCTTCGAACCCACCGACACCGCCGCGGCGCTCGCCGAGGAGTTCGCCGGGCTGGAGGCCGACGAGCGCACCGGCCGGCGGGTCACCGTCGCCGGGCGGGTGGTGCGCGAGCGCGACCACGGCCGGATCGGCTTCGCGGTGCTGCGCGACGAGACCGGCGACGTCCAGGTGATGCTCAGCGCCGACGCCACCGCGGACTTCGACCGCTGGGGCGGGCTGGTGGACCTGGGCGACCAGGTCGGCGTCACCGGCGAGGTGGTCACCACCCGCACCGGGGAGCTGACCGTGCACGCCGAGCGGTGGGCGATGACCGCCAAGTGCCTGCGGCCGCTGCCCCGCCGGCTGGACGCCGAGGCGCGGGCCCGCCGCCGCCACGTCGACCTCATCGTCAACGACGACGCCCGGCGGATGCTGCGGGTGCGCGGCGACGCGGTGGCCGCGGTCCGCGACGAACTGCGCTCCCGCGGCTTCCTGGAGGTGGAGACGCCGATGCTGCAGCCGGTGCACGGCGGCGCGGCGGCCCGGCCGTTCGTCACCCGGATGAACGCCCTGAACACCTCGATGTACCTGCGCATCGCCCCGGAGCTCTACCTGAAGCGGCTGCTGGTCGGCGGAGCCGGGAGGATCTTCGAGCTGAACCGCAACTTCCGCAACGAGGGGCTGTCCCCGCGGCACAACCCCGAGTTCACCATGCTGGAGGCCTACCAGCCCTACGGCGACTACGACACCGTCGCCCGGCTCATCCGGGACCTGGTGGTCGCGGCGGCCCGCGCGGCGCTCGGCACCACCGTGGTGCACCGCGGCGGCGCCGAGTTCGACCTGGCCGAGCCGTGGCGCGAGACCACCGTCTACGGGTCGGTGTCGGAGGCGCTGGGCGAGGAGGTCACCACCGGTACGCCGCTGCGCACGGTGCGCCGGCTGGCCGAGGCGGCCGGTGTCCCGGCCGACCCCGAGTGGGGGCAGGGGCGGCTGGTGCAGGAGGTGTTCGAGGCGCTGGTGGAGGAGCACCTGGCCGCGCCCACGTTCGTCCGGGACTACCCGGCCGAGACGTCCCCGCTGGCCCGCGGGCACCGGGAGGATCCGCTGCTCGCCGAGAAGTGGGACCTGATCGCGATGGGGCTGGAGCTCGGCACCGGCTACTCGGAGCTGAACGACCCGGTCGAGCAGCGCGCCCGGCTCACCGCCCAGTCCCTGCTGGCGGCCGGCGGCGACCCCGAGGCGATGCACCTGGACGAGGACTTCCTCGCCGCGATGGAGTACGGCATGCCCCCGGCGGGCGGCCTCGGCATGGGGATCGACCGGCTGCTCATCACCCTCACCGGCCGCCCCATCCGGGACACCATCGCCTTTCCGCCGGTCCGCCCGGGGCGCTGA
- a CDS encoding class I SAM-dependent DNA methyltransferase, giving the protein MTRPAYQEAVRASYNAIAADYDEHFADQLSGKPLDRAVLAGFAELVRGGGPVVDVGCGPGRVTAHLASLGLDVHGVDLSPGMLAVARRLHPELRFEEGSMTALDVPEGGFGAVVAWYSLIHILPEEVPGALAGFHRALAPGGRLLLGFQVGEEPLSFTEAFGHRVELDFHRWMPERMAALAEQAGFAIEARLHRERLPDETAPQAFLIARRTEADG; this is encoded by the coding sequence ATGACCCGACCCGCTTACCAGGAGGCCGTCCGGGCCTCCTACAACGCCATCGCCGCCGACTACGACGAGCACTTCGCCGACCAGCTGTCCGGCAAGCCGCTGGACCGGGCGGTGCTCGCCGGCTTCGCCGAGCTGGTGCGCGGCGGCGGCCCGGTGGTCGACGTCGGCTGCGGCCCCGGCCGGGTGACCGCGCACCTGGCCTCGCTCGGCCTGGACGTGCACGGCGTCGACCTGTCCCCGGGCATGCTCGCGGTGGCCCGCCGCCTCCACCCGGAGCTGCGCTTCGAAGAGGGCTCGATGACCGCCCTGGATGTACCGGAGGGCGGCTTCGGAGCAGTGGTGGCCTGGTACTCCCTCATCCACATCCTGCCGGAGGAGGTGCCCGGCGCGCTCGCCGGCTTCCACCGGGCGCTGGCCCCCGGCGGCCGCCTGCTGCTCGGTTTCCAGGTCGGCGAGGAGCCGCTGAGCTTCACCGAGGCCTTCGGCCACCGGGTCGAACTCGACTTCCACCGCTGGATGCCCGAGCGCATGGCGGCCCTCGCCGAGCAGGCCGGCTTCGCGATCGAGGCCCGCCTGCACCGCGAACGCCTGCCCGACGAGACCGCCCCGCAGGCGTTCCTGATCGCCCGCAGGACCGAAGCGGACGGGTGA
- a CDS encoding class I SAM-dependent methyltransferase, whose translation MARTFDELVAEAEAAPVEGWDFSWLDGRAVEERPPWGYQRLMSERLAGVQAALDLQTGGGEVLAGAERMPPVMVATEGWPPNVAEATRLLHPLGAAVVADADQPPLPFAAEAFDLVVSRHPVTVHWAEIARVLCPGGSYLSQQVGPASVFELVEFFLGPQPEEVRRSRHPEDARRAAEAAGLEVVDLRTAELHTEFRDVGAVVYFLRKVIWMVPGFTVAEHRDRLRDLHARIEAEGPFTATTTRFLIEARKPG comes from the coding sequence ATGGCGCGGACGTTCGACGAACTGGTGGCGGAGGCCGAGGCGGCCCCGGTCGAGGGCTGGGACTTCTCCTGGCTGGACGGCCGGGCGGTGGAGGAGCGGCCGCCCTGGGGGTACCAGCGGCTGATGAGTGAGCGGCTGGCCGGGGTGCAGGCCGCGCTGGACCTGCAGACCGGTGGCGGCGAGGTGCTGGCCGGCGCCGAGCGGATGCCGCCGGTCATGGTCGCCACCGAGGGGTGGCCGCCCAACGTCGCCGAGGCGACCCGGCTGCTGCACCCGCTGGGCGCCGCGGTGGTGGCCGACGCCGACCAGCCGCCGCTGCCCTTCGCCGCCGAAGCCTTCGACCTGGTGGTCAGCCGGCATCCGGTGACCGTGCACTGGGCAGAGATCGCCCGGGTGCTGTGCCCCGGCGGCTCCTACCTCTCCCAGCAGGTCGGCCCGGCCAGCGTCTTCGAACTGGTGGAGTTCTTCCTCGGCCCGCAGCCGGAGGAGGTCCGGCGCAGCCGCCACCCCGAGGACGCCCGCCGCGCCGCCGAGGCGGCCGGCCTGGAGGTGGTCGACCTGCGCACCGCCGAACTGCACACCGAGTTCCGCGACGTCGGAGCGGTCGTCTACTTCCTGCGCAAGGTGATCTGGATGGTCCCCGGCTTCACCGTGGCCGAGCACCGGGACCGCCTGCGCGACCTGCACGCCCGGATCGAGGCGGAGGGGCCCTTCACCGCCACCACCACCCGCTTCCTCATCGAGGCCCGCAAACCCGGCTGA
- a CDS encoding response regulator produces MTRVLVVDDDVRVAQTHRELVASVPGFEVVGEAHTAASALAEVGRLRPDLVLLDLYLPDAPGISVMRELRAADRDGGRDRNPVDFLVITAVRDIEQVRAALHGGAVHYLLKPFPLSALRDQLERYAVARRRLSGTGEATQSEVDRLFGLLRPASAHSLPKGLTAATSDLVARTLREAEGELSAAEVGRRTGVSRVTARRYLEHLCADGRAELRLRYGSAGRPEHRYRWAR; encoded by the coding sequence ATGACCCGGGTCCTGGTGGTCGACGACGACGTGCGCGTCGCGCAGACCCACAGGGAGCTGGTGGCGTCGGTGCCCGGCTTCGAGGTGGTCGGCGAGGCGCACACCGCGGCGTCGGCCCTGGCCGAGGTCGGCCGGCTCCGCCCCGACCTGGTCCTGCTCGACCTGTACCTGCCCGACGCGCCGGGCATCTCGGTCATGCGCGAGCTGCGCGCGGCCGACCGGGACGGCGGGCGGGACCGCAACCCGGTGGACTTCCTGGTGATCACCGCGGTCCGCGACATCGAGCAGGTGCGCGCCGCGCTGCACGGCGGCGCCGTGCACTACCTGCTCAAGCCGTTCCCGCTCAGCGCCCTCCGCGACCAGCTGGAGCGGTACGCGGTGGCCCGCCGCCGGCTGTCCGGCACCGGCGAGGCAACCCAGAGCGAGGTGGACCGGCTGTTCGGCCTGCTCCGCCCGGCATCCGCGCACTCGCTGCCCAAGGGCCTCACCGCGGCCACCAGCGACCTGGTCGCCCGCACCCTGCGCGAGGCCGAGGGCGAGCTGTCCGCCGCCGAGGTGGGCCGGCGCACCGGCGTCTCCCGGGTCACCGCCCGCCGCTACCTGGAGCACCTGTGCGCCGACGGCCGCGCCGAGCTGCGGCTGCGCTACGGATCGGCCGGCCGCCCGGAGCACCGCTACCGCTGGGCCCGCTGA